A section of the Solitalea canadensis DSM 3403 genome encodes:
- a CDS encoding SDR family oxidoreductase produces the protein MGFTYHLTNKKDNQATQVSFLEYISTVTKKVLITGSNGLLGQKLLDKLRNNSTYTVIATAKGVDRYLEEGYSYESLDVTNHAEVIAIMQKHKPDHVIHTAAMTNVDACESDKELCKKLNVDAVQYFIEACKQTGAHFIHLSTDFIFDGADGPYDENAVANPLSYYGQTKLESELLLINSDIAYAILRTIIVYGVVKDMSRSNIILWAKGALEKGQKINVVNDQYRNPTLAEDLADICVLAMEKRAQGIYNASGKDFMSILEIVERVADFWNLDKSLITPISAETLNQSAKRPVKTEFILDKSVKELGYNPHSFEEGLKIVNNQLNHN, from the coding sequence ATGGGATTCACCTATCACCTTACCAATAAAAAAGATAATCAGGCAACACAGGTTTCATTTTTAGAATATATAAGCACAGTGACAAAAAAAGTATTAATTACCGGCAGCAACGGTTTATTAGGTCAAAAGCTATTAGATAAATTACGCAACAATTCAACTTATACAGTTATTGCAACTGCAAAGGGCGTTGATCGATATCTTGAAGAAGGTTATAGCTATGAGAGTTTAGATGTGACTAATCATGCGGAAGTAATTGCAATTATGCAAAAGCATAAACCCGATCATGTTATTCATACCGCAGCAATGACAAATGTTGATGCTTGTGAATCGGATAAAGAACTTTGCAAAAAACTAAATGTTGATGCTGTTCAATATTTTATTGAGGCGTGCAAGCAAACTGGAGCACATTTTATTCATTTATCTACCGATTTCATTTTTGATGGAGCTGATGGTCCATATGATGAAAACGCAGTGGCTAATCCATTGAGCTATTACGGACAAACAAAATTGGAATCAGAACTGCTCTTAATTAATAGCGATATTGCTTATGCAATTCTGCGTACAATTATAGTCTACGGTGTGGTAAAAGATATGAGCCGTAGTAATATAATTCTATGGGCTAAAGGTGCTTTGGAAAAAGGACAAAAGATTAATGTAGTGAATGATCAATATAGAAATCCAACGTTAGCCGAAGATTTAGCCGATATATGCGTGTTAGCAATGGAAAAGCGTGCACAAGGTATTTATAATGCATCCGGAAAGGATTTTATGAGTATTCTTGAAATTGTTGAGCGCGTCGCTGATTTTTGGAACCTCGACAAATCATTAATCACTCCAATTTCTGCTGAAACCTTAAATCAATCTGCAAAAAGACCTGTTAAAACAGAGTTTATTTTAGATAAATCTGTTAAGGAATTAGGATATAATCCCCATTCTTTTGAGGAAGGCCTGAAGATTGTAAATAATCAATTGAACCATAATTAA
- the atpD gene encoding F0F1 ATP synthase subunit beta gives MPNIGKIAQIIGPVVDVSFANDATLPKIYDALVVTKDNGQKIILEVQQHLGEDRVRTIAMDSTDGLVRGMDAVDTGSPIKMPVGDAIKGRLFNVVGEAIDGIDQVSNANGYEIHNKPPKFDQLSVDTEVLFTGIKVIDLLEPYPKGGKIGLFGGAGVGKTVLIMELVNNIAKAYSGLSVFAGVGERTREGNDLLREFIESGVINYGEEFLHSMEAGGWDLSKVDKNKLKESKATLVFGQMNEPPGARARVALSGLTVAEYFRDGDEQSGGRDILFFIDNIFRFTQAGSEVSALLGRMPSAVGYQPTLATEMGLMQERITSTKRGSITSVQAVYVPADDLTDPAPATTFAHLDATTVLSRKISELGIYPAVDPLDSTSRILSPAVLGDAHYGTAQRVKNILQRYKELQDIIAILGMDELSEEDKLTVSRARRVQRFLSQPFHVAEQFTGLKGVLVDIKDTIKGFNMIMDGEVDEYPESAFNLVGTIEDAIEKGKKLLAEANA, from the coding sequence ATGCCAAATATTGGGAAAATTGCTCAAATCATCGGACCTGTAGTAGACGTTAGTTTTGCTAATGATGCTACGTTACCTAAGATTTACGATGCATTGGTTGTAACAAAAGACAACGGACAAAAAATTATTTTAGAGGTTCAACAGCATTTAGGAGAAGACCGTGTACGTACTATAGCGATGGACTCAACCGACGGTTTAGTTCGTGGCATGGATGCAGTTGATACTGGCTCGCCTATTAAAATGCCTGTTGGAGACGCTATTAAAGGACGTTTGTTCAATGTTGTTGGTGAAGCGATCGATGGTATTGATCAAGTTTCTAATGCTAATGGCTACGAAATTCATAACAAACCCCCTAAGTTCGATCAATTAAGTGTTGATACTGAAGTATTATTTACTGGTATCAAAGTTATCGACTTATTGGAGCCTTATCCAAAAGGTGGTAAAATTGGTTTATTCGGTGGTGCCGGTGTAGGTAAAACCGTATTGATCATGGAATTGGTAAACAACATCGCTAAAGCTTACTCAGGTTTATCTGTATTTGCCGGTGTAGGTGAGCGTACCCGTGAAGGTAATGACTTATTACGTGAGTTCATTGAATCAGGCGTAATTAACTACGGTGAAGAATTCTTACATTCAATGGAAGCCGGAGGTTGGGACCTTTCTAAAGTTGATAAAAATAAACTTAAAGAATCAAAAGCTACATTAGTGTTCGGTCAGATGAACGAGCCTCCTGGTGCACGTGCTCGTGTTGCGTTATCAGGTTTAACTGTAGCTGAATATTTCCGTGACGGCGATGAGCAATCAGGTGGCCGTGATATCCTTTTCTTCATTGATAACATTTTCCGTTTCACTCAGGCAGGTTCTGAGGTATCAGCGCTTTTAGGTCGTATGCCTTCAGCGGTAGGTTACCAACCAACCCTTGCTACAGAGATGGGTTTAATGCAAGAGCGTATCACTTCAACTAAACGTGGTTCAATTACTTCAGTACAGGCTGTATACGTACCTGCCGATGACTTAACTGACCCTGCTCCTGCTACTACTTTCGCCCACTTGGATGCTACTACGGTATTGAGTCGTAAAATCTCTGAGTTAGGTATCTATCCTGCGGTAGACCCTCTTGACTCTACTTCACGTATCTTAAGTCCTGCTGTATTAGGAGATGCTCACTACGGAACTGCTCAACGAGTTAAGAATATCTTACAACGTTACAAAGAGTTACAAGATATCATCGCGATCTTAGGTATGGATGAGTTATCTGAAGAAGATAAATTGACTGTATCTCGTGCTCGTCGTGTACAACGTTTCTTATCACAACCATTCCACGTTGCTGAGCAATTTACTGGCTTAAAAGGTGTATTGGTTGATATCAAAGATACAATCAAAGGCTTCAACATGATTATGGATGGTGAAGTGGATGAATATCCGGAATCAGCATTCAACCTTGTAGGTACTATCGAAGATGCTATCGAAAAAGGTAAAAAATTATTAGCTGAAGCAAACGCATAA
- the atpC gene encoding ATP synthase F1 subunit epsilon encodes MILDILTPDKTVFSGEILSVTVPGKGGSFQIWENHAAIISTLENGLVEIRLKDKTQELFNIKGGVVEVLKNKVVLLADGVVEK; translated from the coding sequence ATGATTTTAGATATTTTAACACCTGATAAAACAGTTTTTTCCGGTGAAATTCTTTCAGTAACCGTTCCAGGCAAAGGTGGTTCTTTCCAGATTTGGGAAAATCACGCTGCTATTATTTCTACATTAGAAAACGGTTTGGTAGAAATCCGCTTGAAAGATAAAACTCAGGAGCTATTCAACATTAAAGGTGGTGTTGTAGAAGTACTTAAAAATAAAGTGGTTTTACTAGCTGATGGTGTTGTAGAAAAATAA
- a CDS encoding LLM class flavin-dependent oxidoreductase produces the protein MTLRLSVLDQSPIQKGGTAEQAISETVELAKLTDKLGYTRFWVSEHHNTRSLAGSTPEVLIAHLAGQTQHIRVGSGGIMLPNHSALKVAENFRMLETIFPGRIDLGMGRAPGTDRITASILNPSNNFSEQDFIEQLSDLQHYLHDTAEAGTYLANIHVTPNSQSSPEQWILSSSGQSAVFAAHFGLGFSFAHFINPIGGPQAVELYKQRFSANGNNAKPEANAAFFAFCSEDEEKVRQQIEVMDYRFIQLETKGKFDPVSYDDVKNAVYTPFEQERIQFNRQRLICGTPDQLKIRLEQLAKDYKVNELILANITLDFKDRLRSYELLAEVFELKQH, from the coding sequence ATGACTTTACGTTTAAGTGTTTTAGATCAATCTCCGATACAAAAGGGTGGAACAGCCGAACAAGCCATAAGTGAAACCGTAGAATTAGCTAAACTAACTGACAAGTTAGGATATACCCGTTTTTGGGTATCAGAACATCATAACACCAGAAGTCTGGCAGGGTCAACACCAGAAGTATTGATAGCCCATCTGGCCGGACAAACACAACATATAAGAGTGGGCTCAGGTGGAATTATGCTTCCTAATCATAGTGCACTGAAAGTAGCAGAAAACTTCAGGATGTTGGAAACAATTTTCCCTGGCAGGATTGACTTGGGAATGGGGAGAGCTCCCGGAACCGATCGTATTACTGCATCTATTTTAAATCCTTCAAATAACTTTAGCGAACAAGACTTTATAGAGCAACTTTCAGATCTGCAGCATTATTTGCATGATACTGCTGAAGCAGGAACGTATTTGGCAAATATTCATGTTACACCCAACTCGCAGTCTTCACCCGAGCAATGGATATTAAGTTCGAGTGGACAAAGTGCTGTTTTTGCTGCTCATTTTGGATTAGGATTTTCATTTGCTCACTTTATTAATCCGATAGGGGGGCCGCAAGCAGTTGAATTATATAAACAACGTTTTAGTGCCAATGGAAATAATGCTAAACCAGAAGCTAATGCAGCTTTTTTTGCATTCTGTTCTGAGGATGAAGAAAAAGTACGCCAACAAATTGAAGTCATGGATTACCGTTTTATCCAGCTGGAAACTAAGGGCAAATTTGATCCGGTATCTTATGATGATGTAAAAAATGCAGTTTATACACCTTTTGAACAGGAGCGAATTCAGTTTAATCGTCAGCGATTAATATGCGGCACACCCGATCAGTTAAAAATACGATTGGAGCAGTTGGCAAAAGATTATAAAGTGAATGAACTGATACTGGCTAATATCACGCTCGATTTTAAAGATCGTTTACGGTCTTATGAGCTGCTAGCAGAAGTTTTTGAATTGAAGCAGCATTAA
- a CDS encoding VF530 family protein, whose amino-acid sequence MSSIQPNNPLHGKTLEMILTELVNRFGWEELGYQIRINCFISNPSIKSSLTFLRKTPWARQKVEELYIKKIKA is encoded by the coding sequence ATGAGTAGCATACAGCCCAATAATCCCTTACATGGAAAAACACTTGAAATGATCCTGACAGAACTTGTTAATAGGTTCGGATGGGAAGAATTAGGATACCAGATCAGGATAAACTGTTTTATCAGCAATCCGAGTATTAAATCAAGTTTGACATTTTTAAGAAAAACACCTTGGGCCCGACAAAAGGTAGAAGAATTATATATTAAGAAAATCAAAGCTTAA
- a CDS encoding ABC transporter ATP-binding protein, whose amino-acid sequence MLIINSISKKYPGNEQFFLSNINLQINKGEIVSLVGASGSGKSTLLKLIYGILDADEGTITFNEKPIYGPSVNLLPGTKGMHFVQQDYNLNPYAKVYDNIAPVLPNTDLDYKKKRIHEVLELLNILDLKDKQAINLSGGQQQRVAIARALASGPDLLLLDEPFSNLDVILKNHLKRDLEALVEKTGISILMVTHDSTDALSLSHRIVVMQNGSIVQEGSPKQIYNQPQSTYVARLFGAVNIVDASSFATTFNREVNTSDKVLIHPHEITLSSVSGTPAKVLKAEYNGGFELLIVEIEGLNRKLQVSYPHIGRFKKEDQVFVSIMSYAEVNE is encoded by the coding sequence ATGTTAATAATCAATAGCATTTCTAAGAAATATCCCGGTAACGAGCAGTTTTTTTTAAGCAATATAAACCTTCAAATCAATAAGGGTGAAATAGTTAGTTTAGTCGGTGCAAGTGGTAGTGGAAAAAGTACTTTACTTAAACTCATTTATGGTATTTTGGATGCAGATGAAGGAACAATTACCTTTAACGAAAAACCAATCTATGGTCCTTCTGTAAACTTACTGCCTGGTACAAAAGGAATGCACTTTGTGCAGCAGGATTATAATCTTAATCCTTATGCGAAGGTTTATGATAATATTGCTCCCGTACTTCCTAATACTGATCTGGATTATAAAAAGAAACGTATCCATGAAGTCTTAGAGCTACTTAATATCCTTGATCTAAAAGATAAGCAGGCTATTAACTTGAGCGGAGGACAGCAACAGCGCGTAGCTATTGCCAGAGCCTTGGCTTCTGGACCAGATTTACTGCTTTTGGATGAACCCTTTAGTAATCTGGATGTAATTCTTAAGAACCATTTGAAGCGTGATTTGGAAGCATTAGTAGAGAAAACTGGTATTTCAATTTTGATGGTTACTCATGATTCAACTGATGCCTTATCTTTATCTCATCGTATTGTAGTAATGCAAAACGGTAGTATTGTTCAGGAAGGCTCACCGAAACAAATTTATAATCAGCCACAATCTACCTACGTAGCTCGTTTATTTGGAGCTGTAAATATTGTTGATGCTTCGTCATTTGCTACCACATTTAACAGAGAAGTAAATACCTCAGATAAAGTGTTGATTCATCCTCATGAAATTACCCTATCATCCGTTTCCGGAACACCTGCAAAAGTGTTAAAAGCAGAATACAATGGTGGTTTTGAGTTATTAATAGTTGAAATTGAGGGATTGAACAGGAAATTACAGGTTAGTTATCCACATATCGGACGCTTCAAAAAAGAAGATCAGGTATTTGTCAGCATAATGTCTTATGCTGAGGTGAACGAATAG
- a CDS encoding putative periplasmic lipoprotein, giving the protein MKTIIGALGICFLLSGCATSSISTVSNDKAISPYNQILTLYTDAEFDFYQLDSVTYEQNFRRKINNLSDYDYRKQLEKTLRRNLNGNQTRIVKSTEIFKVNEDIPYGEFKTKIQNAEVDAILIINMKNYWYSKSVKTDIFGQPSVSEDPNAAFLSYLYDVKSNKTVWMAKSVVSGMLYAGYETLNNTMARRVARKLSKGKYISEPQLYAQN; this is encoded by the coding sequence ATGAAAACAATTATTGGAGCATTAGGAATATGCTTTTTATTATCGGGGTGTGCAACGTCTTCTATCAGCACTGTTTCAAATGATAAAGCGATCAGTCCGTATAACCAGATTTTAACCTTATATACTGATGCTGAGTTTGATTTTTATCAACTGGATTCAGTTACATATGAACAAAATTTTAGAAGAAAAATTAATAACCTAAGCGATTATGACTACCGTAAACAACTGGAAAAAACACTTCGTAGAAACCTTAACGGCAATCAAACACGAATTGTTAAGTCGACTGAGATATTCAAAGTTAATGAAGACATACCCTATGGTGAATTTAAGACTAAAATACAGAACGCAGAGGTAGATGCCATTCTCATTATTAATATGAAGAACTACTGGTATTCGAAAAGTGTAAAGACTGATATTTTTGGTCAACCATCAGTCTCGGAAGATCCTAACGCAGCGTTTTTAAGCTACTTGTATGATGTTAAATCAAACAAAACAGTGTGGATGGCAAAATCAGTTGTGAGCGGAATGTTGTATGCTGGTTATGAAACATTAAACAATACGATGGCGCGAAGAGTCGCCAGAAAATTATCGAAAGGAAAATATATAAGTGAACCCCAGTTATATGCACAGAACTGA
- a CDS encoding outer membrane beta-barrel protein → MKPIITAIAMIAFLSAAMDTVAAQETARDTIKRKADSTIIKMGPKDNITVIIRSGDEEQYVEKKNPFRFTFFGGIDFGFTNWLDNGSFTTSDPNLELSTGKSSNFTLNLVSGSLNIYKKKFKLNAALGIDWQNYRFKSDITPVANQPQFTYVPSEVALSKNKLMSKYLVMPVVLHFQPKSANRNKGFFVEGGMDFGYLLGARTKQISDENGKVKVSDDFNFKPFRYGVIGRIGYDYASIYCKYYFNDVFAPNQGPELNNISFGISLTGFY, encoded by the coding sequence ATGAAACCTATAATTACTGCAATTGCAATGATTGCTTTTCTGAGTGCCGCAATGGATACTGTTGCTGCTCAGGAAACAGCCCGGGATACGATAAAGCGTAAGGCCGATTCTACAATTATTAAGATGGGGCCGAAGGATAATATTACAGTTATTATTCGTTCTGGCGATGAAGAACAGTATGTTGAGAAGAAAAACCCTTTTCGTTTTACCTTCTTCGGAGGAATTGATTTTGGATTTACCAATTGGTTAGATAATGGAAGTTTTACTACTTCTGATCCTAATCTTGAACTAAGTACAGGAAAGTCGTCCAACTTTACATTAAACCTGGTATCAGGAAGTTTAAATATCTATAAGAAAAAATTCAAACTTAACGCGGCTTTAGGAATCGATTGGCAGAATTATCGTTTTAAATCTGACATTACTCCTGTAGCCAACCAACCTCAGTTTACCTATGTACCTTCTGAAGTGGCATTAAGTAAGAATAAATTAATGTCTAAGTACCTGGTTATGCCTGTGGTATTGCATTTTCAACCTAAATCGGCAAATAGAAATAAAGGATTCTTTGTTGAGGGAGGGATGGATTTCGGTTACCTGCTAGGGGCACGTACCAAACAGATTAGTGATGAAAATGGAAAAGTAAAGGTAAGTGACGATTTTAACTTCAAACCTTTCAGATATGGTGTTATTGGTCGTATTGGATATGACTATGCATCGATCTATTGTAAGTATTATTTCAATGATGTTTTTGCTCCCAATCAGGGGCCTGAGTTGAATAATATTTCATTCGGTATCTCATTAACAGGTTTCTATTAA
- a CDS encoding RNA polymerase sigma factor: MKLMHKIGLDELIAGCRSGNRKAQQGLYDHFASKMLGVCMRYTKDRDEAEDVLQVGFVRMFEKLHLFKGDGSFEGWVRRIMVNTAIEFYRRNSRMYPVVDIEEAVNESSYDLPLSTLNAKDILKLVQQLPPGYRMVFNMYAIEGFSHKEIAEQMGISEGTSKSQLARARTQLKEWLLNMEGGNNVATIR; the protein is encoded by the coding sequence ATGAAACTGATGCATAAAATAGGGCTTGATGAACTTATCGCAGGCTGTCGATCGGGGAACCGAAAGGCACAGCAAGGCCTATATGATCATTTTGCATCAAAGATGTTAGGGGTTTGCATGAGATATACTAAGGACAGAGATGAGGCGGAAGATGTGTTGCAGGTGGGCTTTGTCCGAATGTTTGAAAAATTGCATTTGTTTAAAGGTGATGGATCGTTTGAAGGTTGGGTGAGAAGGATTATGGTAAATACGGCAATAGAGTTCTATCGTCGTAACTCAAGAATGTACCCTGTGGTAGATATTGAGGAAGCAGTAAATGAATCCAGCTATGATCTGCCGCTTTCAACACTAAATGCAAAAGATATTTTGAAGTTGGTACAACAACTTCCACCCGGATATAGAATGGTGTTTAACATGTATGCTATAGAAGGCTTTAGTCATAAAGAGATTGCTGAACAGATGGGAATCAGTGAAGGCACATCAAAATCACAGTTGGCAAGAGCCCGTACTCAATTAAAAGAATGGTTATTAAATATGGAGGGAGGCAATAATGTCGCAACTATCAGATAA
- a CDS encoding LacI family DNA-binding transcriptional regulator: MKKLSLKDIARLAGASPSTVSFVLNGKAKEMRISEELTAKIIAVSQEAGYQPNQIAVSLRTGRSKMIGVLVETITGAFFSTLAKLIEDEMNGTGYKVVHSSTDNDGKKGCDIINMLSQRQVDGYLITPALGMENSIQDLINRKKPVVFMDSNLPGFDVPYVSVDNYSGVKEGIELLISKGHKHIGFVTVDIELDQMEQRTQSYKDTLQNNKLSGDAKLLLKLPYGFERDEAVDKITSWIKRTPELDAIFFATNYLGIMGLESLMTLKKKIPEDIAVICFDDHDLFRLYPPGITCIQQPMKDIAKTATKLLMDQINQTSTSTASKSPVVQLPVKLVKRGSV, encoded by the coding sequence ATGAAGAAATTATCACTTAAAGATATTGCCAGACTAGCCGGCGCATCACCTTCAACCGTATCCTTTGTTTTAAACGGCAAAGCTAAGGAAATGCGTATCAGCGAAGAATTAACAGCAAAAATAATTGCAGTTAGTCAGGAAGCCGGATACCAGCCTAACCAGATTGCAGTATCCTTAAGAACCGGCCGGTCAAAAATGATTGGAGTGCTTGTAGAAACGATTACCGGCGCATTTTTCAGCACTTTAGCTAAGCTAATCGAAGATGAAATGAATGGCACCGGCTATAAAGTTGTGCATAGTAGTACAGATAATGATGGAAAAAAAGGCTGTGACATCATCAACATGCTTTCTCAGCGACAAGTAGATGGATATTTAATCACTCCTGCTTTGGGTATGGAAAATTCAATACAAGATCTTATTAACCGTAAAAAGCCTGTTGTTTTTATGGATAGTAATTTGCCCGGCTTCGATGTACCTTACGTTTCTGTTGATAATTATTCGGGAGTAAAAGAAGGTATTGAATTATTGATTAGCAAAGGACATAAACATATTGGGTTTGTAACTGTCGACATTGAACTGGATCAAATGGAGCAACGTACCCAATCCTACAAGGATACTTTACAAAACAACAAACTTTCCGGAGATGCGAAATTACTCTTGAAACTCCCATATGGATTTGAAAGAGATGAAGCAGTCGATAAGATAACAAGCTGGATTAAACGTACACCGGAGCTTGATGCCATCTTTTTTGCCACCAACTATTTGGGCATAATGGGACTGGAAAGTTTAATGACACTGAAGAAAAAAATCCCTGAAGATATTGCGGTTATCTGTTTTGACGATCATGATTTGTTCAGACTGTATCCACCGGGCATTACCTGTATTCAGCAACCTATGAAAGATATTGCTAAAACGGCTACCAAATTATTGATGGATCAGATCAATCAAACATCCACTTCTACCGCATCAAAAAGCCCCGTAGTTCAGTTGCCAGTAAAACTGGTTAAGAGAGGCTCAGTATAA
- a CDS encoding GH92 family glycosyl hydrolase produces MRKAALLITSVLFCSTSFAQTLPSPSTDPVEWINPLMGTDSKVSLSNGNTYPAIAVPWGMNFWMPQTNVMGDGWAYQYTADKIRGFKQTHQPSPWMNDYGQFAIMPVTKRLKFDQNARASWFSHKAEVSKPYYYSVYLADADVTTEITPTTRAAQFRFTFPQTDSSFIVIDAFDKGSSIKILPKERKIIGYTTRNSGGVPTNFRNYFVIYIDKPFSIASTWHNKQLAKDTLEYTADHVGAVIGFKTQKGEKVNLRVASSFISYEQAALNLNREIGADSFEQTKQKAKASWNKELSRITVEGGTVDQLRTFYSCMYRTLQFPQKHYELDADNKTVHYSPYNGKVLPGYMFAGTGFWDTFRALYPFLNLMYPSINKEMQEGLVNAYKEGGFLPEWSSPGFRNVMVGNNSASVVADAYLKGLRGYDINTLYEALQHGANNEGPMSAVGRAGVEYYNKLGYVPYDVKINENAARTLEYAYDDFTIYKLAKALNRPKAEQDLYSKRSQNYRNLFDSETKLMRGKNQDGTFQSPFNPFKWGDAFTEGNSWHYSWSVFHDINGLATLMGGRAQFAKMLDSVFAMPPVFDESYYGSVIHEIREMQIMNMGQYAHGNQPIQHMIYLYNYAAQPWKTQYWTRRVLNDFYKATPDGYCGDEDNGQTSAWYVFSAMGFYPVCPGTDQYVLGAPLFKKITLKLENGKSFVIEAPKNSDKNIYVKAALLNGKPYAKNWLNHFEMLKGGSFTIDMSETPNLTKGIRPEDEPYSFSKDEK; encoded by the coding sequence ATGAGAAAAGCAGCTTTATTGATTACATCAGTTTTGTTTTGTTCAACTTCGTTTGCGCAAACTCTACCCTCTCCGTCAACAGATCCTGTTGAGTGGATAAACCCGTTAATGGGTACGGACTCGAAAGTAAGTTTATCTAATGGAAACACTTATCCGGCTATTGCGGTTCCATGGGGTATGAATTTTTGGATGCCGCAAACCAACGTTATGGGTGATGGTTGGGCTTATCAATATACTGCTGATAAGATCAGAGGGTTTAAGCAGACACACCAGCCGTCTCCGTGGATGAATGATTACGGACAATTTGCCATCATGCCGGTAACAAAGCGTCTGAAATTTGATCAAAATGCAAGGGCTAGCTGGTTTTCTCATAAAGCAGAAGTTTCAAAACCTTACTACTACAGCGTTTATTTGGCTGATGCTGATGTAACAACGGAAATTACTCCTACAACACGAGCAGCACAATTCCGTTTTACATTCCCTCAAACGGATAGTTCATTTATCGTAATAGACGCGTTTGATAAAGGTTCTTCCATTAAAATTCTACCAAAGGAAAGAAAGATAATCGGATACACTACGCGTAACAGCGGAGGCGTACCCACTAACTTCAGGAATTATTTTGTCATTTATATAGATAAGCCATTTAGTATAGCTTCAACCTGGCATAATAAACAATTAGCCAAAGACACACTTGAATATACAGCCGATCATGTTGGCGCTGTTATTGGCTTCAAAACCCAAAAAGGCGAAAAGGTTAATCTTCGAGTAGCTTCTTCTTTTATTAGCTATGAACAAGCAGCATTAAATCTTAACCGTGAAATTGGTGCCGACAGCTTTGAACAAACCAAACAAAAAGCCAAGGCTTCCTGGAATAAAGAATTAAGCCGTATTACTGTTGAAGGTGGTACTGTTGATCAGTTACGTACTTTCTATTCGTGCATGTATCGGACGTTACAGTTCCCGCAAAAACACTATGAACTGGATGCTGATAACAAAACGGTTCACTATAGTCCATACAACGGAAAAGTTTTACCGGGGTACATGTTTGCAGGAACCGGTTTTTGGGATACATTCAGGGCCTTATATCCTTTCTTAAACCTTATGTATCCTTCTATTAATAAGGAAATGCAGGAAGGTTTGGTAAATGCCTATAAAGAAGGAGGCTTTTTACCGGAATGGTCGAGCCCAGGATTCAGAAATGTAATGGTGGGTAACAATTCGGCCTCGGTGGTTGCTGATGCTTATTTAAAAGGCTTACGTGGTTATGATATTAATACCCTGTATGAAGCCTTACAACATGGAGCCAATAATGAAGGACCAATGTCGGCAGTTGGGCGCGCCGGAGTTGAATATTATAACAAACTTGGCTATGTTCCTTATGATGTTAAGATCAACGAAAATGCGGCCCGTACGCTTGAATACGCTTATGATGATTTTACCATTTATAAATTAGCAAAAGCATTAAATCGTCCAAAAGCAGAACAGGATTTGTATTCCAAACGTTCACAAAACTACCGTAACCTGTTTGACAGTGAGACAAAGTTAATGCGTGGTAAAAATCAGGATGGAACATTCCAATCGCCATTTAATCCTTTTAAATGGGGCGATGCTTTTACTGAGGGTAACAGTTGGCATTATTCATGGAGCGTTTTCCATGACATTAACGGCTTAGCAACTTTAATGGGAGGAAGAGCTCAGTTTGCCAAAATGCTTGATTCTGTATTTGCCATGCCTCCTGTATTTGATGAAAGTTACTATGGAAGTGTAATCCACGAGATCAGAGAGATGCAGATCATGAACATGGGACAGTATGCTCATGGTAATCAACCGATTCAGCACATGATTTACTTGTATAATTATGCTGCTCAGCCTTGGAAAACACAATATTGGACTCGCAGAGTGTTGAATGATTTTTATAAAGCAACTCCTGATGGTTACTGCGGCGATGAAGATAATGGCCAGACTTCTGCCTGGTATGTTTTTTCAGCAATGGGCTTCTACCCTGTTTGTCCGGGTACAGATCAATATGTATTAGGTGCTCCGTTATTCAAAAAAATTACGCTGAAATTGGAGAATGGGAAATCCTTTGTTATTGAAGCGCCTAAAAACAGTGATAAAAATATCTACGTAAAAGCTGCGCTATTAAACGGGAAACCGTATGCTAAGAATTGGTTAAACCATTTTGAAATGCTTAAGGGTGGATCTTTTACAATAGATATGAGTGAAACTCCGAATTTAACTAAAGGTATTCGTCCTGAAGACGAGCCTTATTCATTTAGTAAGGACGAAAAATAA